A stretch of DNA from Desulfovibrio gilichinskyi:
CGCATTTGCGGGCCTTTTTGTTTGGAAACTTCAAGGTTGCCTTTACAGGGAATAGGAGGCAAAACAGCTCACGCAGTTAATGATCAATTGCTTACTTATACTAATTTGTATCACCACAACCTGACGGAAATGATTTCATGCGCACCCCGCTGGACGTACTTCAAAAAACATACGGTTACGAGAAATTCACAGGACTTCAAGAAGAAGTAACTTCCCGCGTTATGGCAGGAGGAAATGCTGTTGTCTTTATGCCGACAGGTGGCGGAAAATCCGCATGCTATCAAATCCCCTCGATACTGCGCCAAGGTGTAGGCATTGTAATTTCACCGCTGATAGCACTTATGCGCGATCAGGTTGCTGCGCTGAAACAAATGGGAGTACGGGCAGAATGTCTTAATTCATCTGTAAAAGGACAGGATGCGGCTCTAATAATTAACAGTCTGCAAAGATCAGAGCTGGACCTTTTATATGTAGCACCGGAAAGGCTCGGCCAACCTGGCTTTATAGAAATGCTTGCGCGTGTAAATATTGCCCTGATAGCCATTGATGAAGCACACTGTGTTGCCCAGTGGGGACATGATTTCAGACCAGATTACCTGCGCTTAAATATTCTTGCCGAAAGATTCCCGAATGTTCCGCGCATGGCTTTAACAGCGACAGCGGATGGACCGACGCGAAGAGAAATTTTACAAAGACTTTCGTTTACCGAAGATGATATTTTTGCAACAGGATTTGACCGGCCGAATATCCGCTATACAGTAGTACCGAAAGACGGTGAAAATATTCAACTGTTGAATTTTATCCAGACATATCATTTTCAGGAATGCGGCATTGTGTACCGTATGAGCCGGAAGAATGTCGAAAAAACAGCTGAATGGCTGTGCAAAAAAAGAATTAAAGCTTTACCGTACCATGCGGGATTAAGTCCTGAAACACGCGAAAAAAATCAAGCACGTTTCATGTCCGAGGACGGAATTGTTATGGTTGCAACGATAGCTTTCGGAATGGGGATAGATAAACCGGATGTGAGATATGTAGCCCATCTTGATCTGCCCAAAAGTATTGAAGCATATTATCAGGAAACAGGGAGAGCCGGTCGTGACGGACTGCCTGCTGAAGCATGGATGTCCGTTGGCATTAACGACATAGGTTTTCTACGCAGAATGATCCTGACAGGAAATGCGCCGGAAGACCGGAAGGCTCTTGAACTTCGTAAATTTAACGCATTACTAGCATATTGCGAATCAGCAAATTGCTTACGTCAGGCACTGCTCGGCTACTTTGGAGAAGAACTTAAAGAGCCTTGCGGAAACTGTTTTACATGCTTAACCCCGCCTTCAAAATTTGACGGAACAATAGCCGCACAAAAAGCATTATCCAATGTTTACCGGACAGAGCAAATGTACGGAGTCAATCATCTAGTTGATGTTTTGACAGGAAAAGAAACGCCGAAAATTTTAAGCCAAGCACATGACAAATTAAGTACCTTCAAAATAGGAACCGAATATACCAGAGATGAATGGATTTCTATCCATCGACAGATGGTATCACAAGGTTTGCTGGATGTTGACATTGAAGGATACGGGGGGCTGAAACTAAACAATGCAAGCTGGGAAGTTTTAAGAAAAGAAAGGACTGTTGCCCTGCGCAAAGATCCTATAATTGCAAAAAAAATCAGCGCAAAAACTAAAGATTTAAAATTAGTTATCGGAGGTCAGGACTGTCCTTCACTCACAACTCCTGAAGCGAAAATATTGCTTGATGCACTGCGAGCACTTAGAAACGATCTTGCTAAAGAACAGCAGGTTCCGGCTTTTATAATTTTCCCTGATAAATCGTTACTTGAACTTGCGTGCTATCGCCCGGAATCAACAAATCAGTTATATGCCATCAGCGGTTTCGGAGATCAGAAAGTTTTTAGATATGGCTCTGCCATCATTGAAACACTGATGAAACATCAAGACGAACATGGCCGGCCAAGTGATTTAGCACCAATGCCGGAATCAAAGTTTAAAGAGGTTCCGGACAGTAAAGAGAAGGAACAGAAATCAGAAGTACCGGCTTCAGCGATGGAAACTTTGGAATTATTTGAAGAACTGCAAGATATAGATGAAGTAGCTAAGAAAAGAAAAATTAAACCCGCTACAATATACAGTCATTTGACAGCCTGTGTTAAAGCCGGGAAAATAGAAGTTTCAGATATTTTAGATTATCCAAATTCAGAAATTGAATGTTTAAAAGATACAATTTCAATATATAAAGATGAAGGGTTCGTTCAGCTTAATCCTATTTTTTATGCCCTATTCGGGAATTATTCTTACGAGGTTTTGCGGCTGGTTCAAGCGGAGATAGATTCTTCAAAGTAAAATTCAGATATAGGAAAAATTATATGGATCATTGATATAAAACTATTTTTGTGTTCATCTTCTATAATGTTAAAGTTTATGGAGGATACATGAAAAAAATTACAATCTCTATTTTGATGTTATTTTGCTTTTTATCGTCAGCGATAGCTTCTGACGGCCCAGGCTCCCCCACTCTAAATACTAATCCTTGCCTTGATGTCATTGTTACCCGAACCGCTCCGCTATTATCTTTCAAAAATGCTGAAGGGGGAGCACTTCCAAGAACATATGAAATTGAATTAGATTTATCTGAATCTTTTAACTCTCCAAGTTTACGCAAATTCGGCATTCCAGAGAATACGGGATTGATCAGCGCGCTTAAAATTAAAAAAGAATCCCCTCTCATTGATAAAAAATCTTGGAATTGGAGAGTAAGAGCAATCGATTCGGCTGGTCGTAAAGGAGAATGGACGACCAGTAAGTTTTATATCGATTCAGAAAGTGACGATAGTTACTCCGGTCTTCAAAGAGTATATCCAATTTCCGCAAAAGCCAGTAGTGGATCAAACCCTGAATTTCTCATTGATTATAGTGATTCTGGGCTAAACAGTCAGTGGAGAGCATCCCCTCCAGGTCCGCAATCAGAATGGATAGAACTTGATCTTGGAGAACCGAAGGAAATAAGTAGGATATGGATGCTTTCCGGTTTCGAAAATAAGGATGGATGGCTTACTGACTTTCATTGGCTGACAAGTAATGATGGTGAAAGTTGGAAAAAAATTAATGATGCTAATATTTCAAACTCGAATACCTATCGAAGCATAATTGATATCAAACCTTATAAAGCACGTTTTTGGCGACTCGAAATTACAAAATTCACAGGTTATGCTCCGGCTCTTAACGAAGTAATGCTTTTTACATCTGGTCAACCTGAAATCCAGAATATACCTACTACTCCATATGTCCTTGTTATTGGAAACCAGCGCAACGGTTTCACTTTCACCCGTCTTAAAGAAAGAATTGCTGAACTTGCGCCACAACTTACCATTATTCAAATTCCATTCTGGAAAGCCAATATGGCTATGTTTAATGCTCTACCCAATAAACCGTTTGCAATAATATTAAGCGGTAATAATGCTGACTACAACAAACTTCCAATGTTTGAATACAATGGTGAATATGAATTAATCAGGCAGGCTCCGATCCCGATTCTTGGTATTTGTGCAGGTTGTCAAATGAATGCTTTTGCATATGGCTATACAAGGGTGCACTCAATGGGCTGGTCAGATATTTCTGCAATGGAGATTGAGCAAAGCCGCAGTAAAATAAATATTAAAATCAAAGATCCAATTTTAGAAAATATACCTAATCCGTTCATCGCTCCGGAAGTACACGGTTGGGCCATATACAGCTTATCCGAAGAGTACGAACTTTTAGCTGAGTCAGATTATTTTCAAGCAATAAGACGCAAAGACAGGATGAGATACGGCGTACAGTTTCATCCGGAAATAAAGGTTTCATATAA
This window harbors:
- the recQ gene encoding DNA helicase RecQ; the protein is MRTPLDVLQKTYGYEKFTGLQEEVTSRVMAGGNAVVFMPTGGGKSACYQIPSILRQGVGIVISPLIALMRDQVAALKQMGVRAECLNSSVKGQDAALIINSLQRSELDLLYVAPERLGQPGFIEMLARVNIALIAIDEAHCVAQWGHDFRPDYLRLNILAERFPNVPRMALTATADGPTRREILQRLSFTEDDIFATGFDRPNIRYTVVPKDGENIQLLNFIQTYHFQECGIVYRMSRKNVEKTAEWLCKKRIKALPYHAGLSPETREKNQARFMSEDGIVMVATIAFGMGIDKPDVRYVAHLDLPKSIEAYYQETGRAGRDGLPAEAWMSVGINDIGFLRRMILTGNAPEDRKALELRKFNALLAYCESANCLRQALLGYFGEELKEPCGNCFTCLTPPSKFDGTIAAQKALSNVYRTEQMYGVNHLVDVLTGKETPKILSQAHDKLSTFKIGTEYTRDEWISIHRQMVSQGLLDVDIEGYGGLKLNNASWEVLRKERTVALRKDPIIAKKISAKTKDLKLVIGGQDCPSLTTPEAKILLDALRALRNDLAKEQQVPAFIIFPDKSLLELACYRPESTNQLYAISGFGDQKVFRYGSAIIETLMKHQDEHGRPSDLAPMPESKFKEVPDSKEKEQKSEVPASAMETLELFEELQDIDEVAKKRKIKPATIYSHLTACVKAGKIEVSDILDYPNSEIECLKDTISIYKDEGFVQLNPIFYALFGNYSYEVLRLVQAEIDSSK
- a CDS encoding glutamine amidotransferase-related protein — translated: MKKITISILMLFCFLSSAIASDGPGSPTLNTNPCLDVIVTRTAPLLSFKNAEGGALPRTYEIELDLSESFNSPSLRKFGIPENTGLISALKIKKESPLIDKKSWNWRVRAIDSAGRKGEWTTSKFYIDSESDDSYSGLQRVYPISAKASSGSNPEFLIDYSDSGLNSQWRASPPGPQSEWIELDLGEPKEISRIWMLSGFENKDGWLTDFHWLTSNDGESWKKINDANISNSNTYRSIIDIKPYKARFWRLEITKFTGYAPALNEVMLFTSGQPEIQNIPTTPYVLVIGNQRNGFTFTRLKERIAELAPQLTIIQIPFWKANMAMFNALPNKPFAIILSGNNADYNKLPMFEYNGEYELIRQAPIPILGICAGCQMNAFAYGYTRVHSMGWSDISAMEIEQSRSKINIKIKDPILENIPNPFIAPEVHGWAIYSLSEEYELLAESDYFQAIRRKDRMRYGVQFHPEIKVSYNQAVPVLKNFLKMALERAKK